The Vibrio bathopelagicus genomic sequence CCACAAGAAGATAGGGTGCAGCAGATAGATACCTAAGCTGTGTTTACTGATAAAGCCAACCACTTGGTTACTTTTCTCAGATAACCCTTCTCCGTAGTAACGACACAGCATAAACACCATGCTCGCGGCTAATACGGTATTCAGCGTTTTGTAAGATAACCAACGACCAACGGTGTACTCCTCGGCAATTAAGCTCGCATCAACCACCATGTAGACTGTGGTTAACAAGGCCAGAGCGCCAAGCCCCACACTCACACCAACGGTTAACTTGTTAAGTGGTATCTTCTTGTACAACAGATAACCCAATGGCAAGTAGCCAGTGTAAAGCCACAACTCATGACTCCATGGGCCATCGATCCTGAGTAAGAACAGCAAAGTCGTAAATAACCAGACCGCAGTGAAACCATAAACGGCCTTATCCCCATACTTTCTGACCATGATCTGTAAGAAAGGAATCACGAAGTAGAGCGGGATAAAGTAATAGAAGAAACCAAGGTGGTAATAGGTGTAATGATGGTAGCTATTGAGCAACACCTCCCAACTCACGTCGGCATCAAAGCCCATCGCAGACCAACCAGACAGGTAGGTATAGAAAAGCGACCACACAATAAAAGGTATCAG encodes the following:
- a CDS encoding acyltransferase; translation: MKQRILFFDLARCVAAVAVIAIHVLAPYRNELGTIPFGEWLTAITVNGFSRWAVPVFILISGALMLSDQRPFDAKYYLKRRLGKVLIPFIVWSLFYTYLSGWSAMGFDADVSWEVLLNSYHHYTYYHLGFFYYFIPLYFVIPFLQIMVRKYGDKAVYGFTAVWLFTTLLFLLRIDGPWSHELWLYTGYLPLGYLLYKKIPLNKLTVGVSVGLGALALLTTVYMVVDASLIAEEYTVGRWLSYKTLNTVLAASMVFMLCRYYGEGLSEKSNQVVGFISKHSLGIYLLHPIFLWPMKEFGWYQGHPAWVIPLWIVISGAGALWMSWLVSKSEKTSWLLP